The Megalobrama amblycephala isolate DHTTF-2021 linkage group LG20, ASM1881202v1, whole genome shotgun sequence genome includes a window with the following:
- the mki67 gene encoding proliferation marker protein Ki-67 isoform X2, giving the protein MPLLGKIVVIKRNGGDGTEFPLTASCLFGRKLDCDIRIQLPQVSKEHCKIELNENKELILTNLSSVNPTRINGQVFNQSERLKHGDLITIIDRSFRFEYPPPKTPKKKRLSTAGKDKTVQPLQDQQEKSTPIHAEKRKSEHSFDTCLKDGSNLPASVEQSVETEPEDGKIKKDSMSPFCELYQMVKQDLAAKSPWKSELPKTPLARPQVDHKEAPTADVKSSPKPVTTPSTKKRRSSKSSSDDMTGPAIAQSSFNANQEEKPADDMPSVGSITPSLTEKSVTPVSQKKRTPLKTPQKFSAGEVVQQILLEPQSEEKTPKSPKGRRSGGSQDQSLALQMLSGQPQTPGLIGKNTEVKMSPRTSPRSNAGKRFQVQDVLHDVKATTSASKNKDGTSVNDLCKGNKSHTEVTVPKAKRKRVSFGGQLSPELFDKRLPPNSPLRRGATPRRSLGPSQKPQSLLRRASTIGLLALRLEETVPRVQNSSPKKASPKRAASAAKTPSPAKRSPSTKAKTPSPKRQKSPSASPKVSTPSSTPATPKTPASARRASTSAVEAAGGMSLTETPRVQGRFSVSRISTPSPVQDQGEQPEVQSTIVEDMPQKCVTPKIPLRRKSMKSSARKTPKSAIKSALDVIRSRRSGASRANLKVLTSWADIVKFGQTKPQTEVATKKKPTKSSIVKKMAVPKSKTPARRLKDDISTGHAASPVTIVVGKAHMRTNQSCGAAPKIVPNIALFKKDMKMDEDFTGVADIFKTPANSRSKNKVPINNECPEMPLDEISVMKTPEESGEMVVSPLSVISTAKCGQYNNEAVTRLLLDNKDGSLLEDEGLSQLTDNSIEASGHDIIPDQEMPPNDQTVEEEAAPETVVETPKQKAAPALCLTGVKRLMKTPKQRAEPIEDLRGKLLKTPKEHKPPQEESLEGIKELLKTPKYRGAPVEDMVGVKRVMQTPKVKSKPVLCAAGLQRLMKTPKEKSEQHEELTGVQELMQTPKLKGDLEENQFGLKRLVKTPKRKRNQVEEDLTGVQQLMKTPKHKGEPVEDQMGIQRLMQTPKEKVEPAEDLQTPKQKGEPFSNGEAMAEEDITGFKEPEEPENNSTLTTENDVTEPTEIQGPVVAVESGSAFMPAKGFDEECDKENVCPVETMETEVDSQCTTEVIDSTHSDVETDAVIPQEKHPDKIEEESVSVEAIDVCFSGTDEKSEEHSEETVCTSDNSNATVETTPTSSTAEEDESEMIKPSLPKKIQRGIRGKAAQKSKNANNDKAKVPAVLSVTEEENLNGSLPSSTPRARRGKKLLEVPEVAASPVRKSARGRIPKHRFVDEEAKNTEASQVSVDSMKTKISECLPVVTKTRRGRKPKQDDEAAIEPVDDINAGDPQCPDAPANEELVQAPVVKPGRRKKLDKTASHPSEELEQKTPEIVCEENAVVPESVKLVTSLVTETVSATRARRGRPAKKELVKTEPTPTLESEITSTHAVVVAEKPMTPAAKSGRGRKAKKEIVKEQLLDDDAMVVSQTVAEVNVDHKDEPEAPVVKSGRGRKAKQQKPQMAEEVPQMAEEVPQMAEEVDHQPAVDASTHVPVTEEHTETEVKSVRGSRKTKQSKVTFSVETEENIVNLVEQAETPVVKSGRKRAVIAKETAEVEAEVSVKRGRRAVAEPAPPVAVVSSRGRKAVAKVELEVTEDVASSEEPAKPVKHTRRTAKAPESKKEENPMTQADSESVAAENAAIVALEKVERGSRGRKLKDSTKAIPSKPIKEISKDEEASEIKPSKNVVISKNIEEVEPSTDVEEQQLKKSKRLGKIPAETSSTSNQSTDLPPRGRRGAKKEEEHPVEEVQIKVKPLRRGKAVGSAAPKSDPSDGKASTPLKRKRNDVLEVTDESSNKEPLPKKRGRVAISTKAATEVSSKEKTPDAEPEKAEATPKKASNRAVRGQKKTAQEPDPAPAQESVSGTTTRRGRGVKKVEEVDISTEAAPVRRTRRK; this is encoded by the exons ATGCCTTTGCTGGGGAAGATAGTGGTGATCAAAAGAAATGGAGGAGATGGCACTGAATTTCCCCTCACAGCATCCTGTCTGTTCGGAAG GAAGCTGGATTGTGACATTCGTATTCAGCTGCCGCAGGTGTCTAAAGAGCACTGTAAAATTGAGCTGAATGAGAACAAGGAG CTCATTTTGACCAATTTGAGCTCTGTGAACCCCACACGTATTAATGGACAAGTTTTTAATCAATCTGAACGGTTAAAGCATGGTGATCTCATCACAATCATTGATCGTTCTTTCAG GTTTGAGTACCCACCTCCTAAGACACCGAAGAAGAAGAGGCTGTCCACGGCTGGAAAAGACAAAACGGTTCAG CCTTTGCAAGACCAGCAGGAAAAAAGCACACCCATTCACGCAGAGAAGAGGAAGTCCGAGCATTCGTTTG ACACTTGTTTAAAAGATGGGTCAAATTTACCAGCATCTGTGGAACAATCTGTTGAGACTGAACCAGAAGATGGCAAAATTAAAAAGGACAGTATGTCACCTTTTTGTGAGCTCTACCAAATGGTCAAACAGGACCTTGCTGCTAAATCACCATGGAAATCTGAGCTACCAAAAACACCTCTTGCAAGACCACAGGTTGATCACAAGGAAGCTCCCACTGCAGATGTTAAAAGTAGTCCTAAACCGGTCACGACTCCATCTACCAAGAAGCGAAGATCCTCAAAATCCAGTTCTGATGATATGACTGGACCAGCTATTGCTCAGAGCTCATTTAATGCAAATCAGGAAGAGAAACCTGCTGATGATATGCCATCTGTAGGGTCCATCACCCCCTCGCTGACAGAGAAAAGTGTAACTCCTGTCTCCCAGAAGAAGAGGACACCCTTGAAAACACCTCAGAAGTTCAGTGCTGGTGAGGTTGTCCAGCAAATTCTCTTAGAGCCACAGTCTGAGGAGAAAACGCCTAAATCCCCAAAAGGAAGGAGAAGTGGTGGATCACAGGATCAGAGCCTTGCTCTCCAAATGCTTTCGGgccagcctcagactccaggcCTGATAGGTAAGAACACTGAAGTGAAAATGTCACCAAGAACATCCCCAAGATCAAATGCTGGAAAAAGGTTTCAAGTCCAAGATGTTCTGCATGATGTTAAGGCTACAACATCAGCTTCTAAGAACAAAG ATGGCACTTCAGTTAATGATCTGTGCAAAGGCAACAAATCTCACACTGAAGTAACAGTTCCAAAAGCAAAGAGAAAGCGAGTATCCTTTGGTGGACAGTTGAGCCCAGAGCTATTTGACAAACGCCTGCCCCCCAATTCCCCCCTCCGCCGTGGAGCAACCCCACGGCGCAGTTTGGGACCTTCCCAGAAACCTCAATCTCTCCTACGACGAGCATCCACCATTGGTCTTTTG gctctTCGACTTGAAGAAACAGTTCCACGTGTTCAAAATAGTTCTCCAAAGAAAGCTTCACCCAAACGGGCAGCATCTGCAGCGAAGACTCCATCACCTGCCAAAAGGTCACCGAGTACCAAGGCTAAAACGCCATCACCAAAACGTCAAAAGTCACCATCTGCTTCACCCAAGGTATCTACACCATCCTCTACTCCTGCCACACCCAAGACACCTGCATCTGCTAGAAGAGCATCAACTTCAGCAGTTGAGGCTGCGGGTGGCATGTCTTTAACTGAGACACCTAGGGTGCAGGGGAGGTTTTCAGTCTCTCGGATCAGTACTCCGTCGCCTGTCCAGGACCAGGGGGAGCAGCCTGAAGTACAGTCGACCATTGTAGAAGACATGCCTCAGAAGTGTGTGACTCCAAAGATACCCTTAAGGAGGAAGAGCATGAAGTCTTCTGCGAGAAAAACTCCTAAGAGTGCAATTAAAAGTGCACTTGATGTAATTCGTTCAAGACGCAGTGGAGCCTCACGGGCTAATCTAAAAG TGTTGACCTCTTGGGCTGATATTGTGAAGTTTGGTCAGACCAAACCTCAAACAGAAGTTGCAACTAAGAAAAAACCTACAAAGAGCAGCATAGTCAAAAAAATGGCAGTGCCAAAATCCAAG ACACCTGCACGGAGGCTGAAGGATGATATCAGCACTGGGCATGCAGCATCTCCAGTCACCATCGTTGTTGGCAAAGCCCATATGAGGACTAACCAGTCTTGTGGTGCTGCACCTAAAATAGTCCCCAACATAGCACTATTCAAGAAGGACATGAAAATGGACGAGGACTTTACAG GTGTTGCAGACATTTTCAAAACACCAGCCAACAGCAGGTCTAAGAATAAGGTTCCCATAAATAATGAATGTCCAGAGATGCCTTTGGATGAGATTTCAGTCATGAAAACACCAGAAGAATCAG GTGAAATGGTTGTCTCTCCACTAAGTGTGATCTCCACTGCAAAATGTGGACAGTACAACAATGAAGCAGTCACACGACTTCTTTTAGACAACAAGGATGGTAGTTTATTGGAAGATGAAGGTCTTTCTCAACTCACTGACAACTCAATTGAGGCAAGTGGCCATGACATCATTCCAGATCAAGAGATGCCCCCCAATGACCAAACAGTGGAAGAGGAGGCTGCCCCTGAAACGGTAGTCGAAACCCCAAAACAGAAAGCAGCGCCAGCCTTGTGCCTCACTGGAGTAAAGCGACTCATGAAGACACCCAAACAGAGGGCTGAACCAATTGAGGATTTAAGAGGAAAGCTGCTCAAGACCCCCAAGGAACATAAACCTCCCCAGGAAGAAAGTTTGGAAGGCATTAAGGAACTCCTAAAGACTCCCAAATACAGGGGAGCTCCAGTAGAAGACATGGTTGGAGTGAAAAGAGTGATGCAGACCCCTAAAGTAAAAAGCAAGCCTGTACTGTGTGCAGCGGGTCTTCAGAGGCTTATGAAAACGCCCAAAGAAAAGTCTGAGCAACACGAAGAACTCACTGGTGTGCAAGAACTGATGCAAACACCGAAATTAAAGGGAGACCTGGAGGAGAATCAGTTTGGGCTGAAAAGATTGGTGAAAACACCTAAACGGAAGAGGAATCAAGTTGAAGAGGACCTAACTGGTGTTCAACAACTGATGAAGACCCCTAAACACAAAGGAGAACCAGTTGAAGATCAAATGGGTATACAAAGGCTGATGCAGACTCCCAAAGAGAAGGTTGAACCTGCAGAGGATTTGCAGACCCCCAAGCAAAAAGGAGAACCTTTCAGCAATGGAGAAGCGATGGCAGAGGAAGATATCACTGGCTTTAAAGAACCTGAAGAACCAGAGAATAATTCTACCCTGACAACAGAAAATGATGTGACTGAACCTACTGAG ataCAAGGGCCTGTTGTAGCAGTTGAAAGTGGTTCTGCATTCATGCCAGCTAAAG GTTTTGATGAGGAATGTGACAAAGAAAATGTCTGTCCTGTTGAAACCATGGAGACTGAAGTGGATTCTCAGTGCACCACTGAAGTCATTGATTCTACGCACAGTGATGTAGAGACTGATGCTGTAATCCCCCAGGAAAAACACCCTGACAAGATTGAAGAGGAGTCTGTTTCAGTTGAAGCTATTGATGTCTGTTTTTCTGGAACAGATGAGAAATCCGAAGAGCATTCTGAAGAAACTGTGTGTACCTCTGATAATAGCAATGCAACAGTTGAAACTACCCCAACTTCATCCACTGCTGAGGAAGATGAGAGTGAGATGATCAAGCCTTCACTTCCCAAAAAAATTCAGCGGGGCATTCGAGGAAAAGCAGCACAGAAatccaaaaatgctaataatgaCAAGGCCAAAGTCCCTGCTGTGTTATCGGTAACTGAAGAGGAAAATTTGAATGGTTCGCTTCCCTCTAGCACACCCAGGGCAAGGAGAGGCAAGAAACTTCTCGAAGTTCCAGAAGTCGCTGCCAGCCCAGTCAGAAAATCTGCTCGTGGAAGAATTCCCAAGCACCGCTTTGTGGATGAAGAGGCAAAGAACACTGAGGCTTCCCAAGTTTCTGTAGACTCCATGAAAACTAAAATATCAGAATGCCTTCCTGTAGTTACCAAAACCAGGAGAGGAAGAAAACCTAAACAAGATGATGAAGCTGCAATTGAGCCCGTTGATGATATAAATGCTGGTGACCCACAGTGTCCTGACGCACCTGCAAATGAAGAGCTGGTCCAAGCCCCTGTTGTAAAGCCTGGGAGGAGAAAGAAATTGGATAAAACAGCTAGCCATCCTTCAGAAGAACTTGAACAGAAAACACCTGAAATTGTTTGTGAGGAAAACGCTGTTGTACCAGAAAGTGTCAAATTGGTGACTTCACTAGTTACGGAGACTGTTTCTGCAACTAGAGCTAGGAGGGGAAGGCCAGCAAAGAAGGAACTCGTGAAAACTGAGCCAACCCCTACTTTGGAAAGTGAAATTACCAGCACTCATGCTGTTGTAGTGGCTGAGAAGCCTATGACACCTGCAGCAAAGTCAGGGCGAGGAAGGAAGGCTAAAAAAGAAATTGTCAAAGAGCAACTCTTGGATGATGATGCCATGGTGGTTTCCCAAACCGTGGCAGAGGTGAATGTTGACCATAAAGATGAACCTGAAGCACCTGTGGTCAAGTCCGGCAGAGGGCGGAAGGCCAAACAGCAGAAACCACAGATGGCTGAAGAG GTTCCACAGATGGCTGAAGAGGTTCCACAGATGGCTGAAGAGGTTGACCATCAACCAGCTGTAGATGCCAGCACACATGTACCTGTGACTGAGGAACACACTGAAACAGAGGTGAAATCTGTGAGGGGTAGTAGGAAGACAAAGCAGTCAAAGGTGACTTTTTCAGTTGAGACTGAGGAGAACATTGTCAACCTTGTTGAACAAGCAGAGACTCCTGTTGTGAAATCTGGTCGAAAAAGGGCTGTTATTGCAAAAGAAACAGCAGAAGTCGAGGCAGAAGTTTCTGTCAAAAGAGGTCGCCGTGCTGTTGCAGAACCTGCACCACCAGTTGCTGTGGTGTCCAGCCGTGGACGTAAAGCAGTTGCCAAGGTAGAGTTGGAGGTTACTGAGGATGTAGCTTCATCAGAAGAGCCAGCTAAGCCTGTTAAACACACCAGGCGAACAGCAAAAGCACCTGAAtcaaagaaagaagaaaatccTATGACACAGGCAGATTCTGAATCAGTTGCTGCTGAGAATGCAGCAATTGTGGCACTGGAGAAGGTGGAAAGAGGAAGCCGTGGCAGAAAACTGAAGGATTCAACTAAGGCCATCCCTTCCAAACCAATCAAAGAAATTTCTAAAGATGAGGAAGCTAGTGAAATTAAACCCTCAAAAAATGTGGTCATCTCTAAAAACATTGAAGAGGTTGAACCTTCTACTGATGTAGAAGAACAACAGCTGAAGAAATCTAAAAGGTTAGGCAAAATACCAGCTGAGACGTCCTCCACATCAAATCAGTCAACTGATTTGCCACCCAGAGGCCGCAGAGGAGCCAAAAAAGAAGAGGAACATCCTGTTGAAGAAGTTCAGATAAAAGTCAAGCCATTAAGGAGAGGAAAGGCAGTGGGCTCTGCTGCACCTAAATCAGACCCCAGTGATGGTAAGGCATCAACTCCCCTCAAAAGGAAAAGGAATGATGTATTGGAGGTAACTGACGAGTCATCAAATAAGGAACCTTTGCCAAAGAAAAGGGGCAGAGTAGCCATCAGCACTAAAGCTGCAACTGAGGTCTCCAGCAAAGAGAAAACACCTGATGCTGAACCAGAGAAGGCTGAGGCTACTCCCAAGAAGGCTAGTAATAGAGCTGTAAGAGGACAGAAAAAGACAGCCCAGGAACCAGATCCAGCACCTGCTCAGGAGTCCGTTTCAG GGACCACCACTCGAAGAGGAAGAGGTGTGAAAAAAGTAGAGGAAGTGGACATCTCTACTGAGGCAGCTCCCGTCAGGCGAACCAGGAGGAAGTAA